Proteins encoded in a region of the Apium graveolens cultivar Ventura unplaced genomic scaffold, ASM990537v1 ctg4898, whole genome shotgun sequence genome:
- the LOC141702347 gene encoding PIGF/3-ketodihydrosphingosine reductase fusion protein-like: MEKAKEKLSKMSTSSAGTVLPISSLYTFFLHTVCSLGLALAFWVAHNVYSINLVDIPNQTLRLIWVTEAPIVILLFSGFRQHPNQCSYMKAVGRGLLGLPAGAIINALGAIALGAPVGIRHFSKTANWSILMSVFTIVPAACVFGSSWTDWQRLFAHTKPKGPIDFLICLPAHGAVIGAWFGAWPMPLDWERPWQEWPICVSFGAMAGYLVGMVASFVISVFQKHLKKE; this comes from the exons ATGGAGAAGGCGAAGGAGAAACTATCAAAAATGTCAACAAGCTCCGCTGGCACCGTATTGCCGATATCATCGTTATATACATTTTTCCTACATACGGTATGCAGTCTAGGCTTAGCTCTAGCGTTCTGGGTTGCTCACAATGTGTACTCCATCAATCTCGTGGATATTCCAAACCAGACCCTTCGTCTTATCTGG GTTACTGAGGCGCCAATTGTGATCCTTCTTTTTAGCGGTTTTCGACAACATCCAAATCAGTGCTCG TACATGAAAGCTGTGGGAAGAGGTTTACTTGGTCTCCCTGCTG GCGCTATAATCAATGCACTTGGAGCTATAGCTTTGGGGGCACCTGTTGGCATTAG GCATTTCTCAAAGACCGCTAACTGGTCAATTTTGATGTCTGTATTCACT ATTGTCCCAGCAGCTTGTGTTTTTGGTTCTTCATGGACTGATTGGCAACGACTATTCGCACACACAAA GCCAAAAGGACCAATTGATTTTTTAATCTGTCTACCTGCACATGGAGCTGTTATAGGTGCTTGGTTTGGAGCCTGGCCAATGCCCCTTGATTGGGAAAGACCATGGCAG GAATGGCCAATTTGTGTGAGCTTTGGAGCTATGGCTGGGTATTTGGTAGGGATGGTGGCATCGTTTGTTATATCCGTCTTCCAGAAGCATTTGAAGAAAGAGTGA